In the genome of Falco naumanni isolate bFalNau1 chromosome 5, bFalNau1.pat, whole genome shotgun sequence, the window AAAAGGTACTATGGGaaagagaaatttcttttttaggcAGAAGGCCACTTGGGGGGGCAGAGATAACTTTTGGGGgagtaaaagtaattttttggaggagaaaagttgcctttggggaaaagaaaccacTTTTTGGGGCAGAAAAGTCAGTTTTGGGGGAGAAAATGCACTTTTTCAGGACAAAGGACACtattgggagaaaaaaagttccTTTTTGCAGATAAAAGTCACATGGGGAGTTACTTTTAGGGGaagaaaagtcacttttttGGGGACAAGAGTCACTTTGGGGGGGAGAAAAGTTGCTTTTTGGGGAGAAAAGTAACTTTTCACAGAGAAGTCACTTTGGAGACAAAGTTTTGAAGGGGAGAAGCCATTCTTTAGGAGAGCAGCAACTTTTTGGAGATAACTTGCTTTTGGGGGGAGAAGTAGCTCTTTGGAGGATAAATTTTTTGGGAAAAAGTAACTTTTCAGGGGAGGAGAAGTCACTTTTTGTGGAAAAGTATTATTCTTTGGAGAAGTAATCACTTTTGGGGGAGAGAAATTGCTTTTGGGTGACCAGCCACATTTTAGCAGGGGCTGAGGTAGCTTTTGCAGGGAAGATAAACTGCTTTGTTGGGGAGAAAAgttgctgggggggggggggggggggggggggggaagctttTTCAGAAGTTACTTCTCTGGGTGAGAAGTCTCTTCTTGGGGGAGGCAATGTCACTTTGGGGGGCATTGTAGGGACAGTTTTGGGGGCATTTTCCCAGAGCACCCAGCTGATGGATGCCAGAGGGGATCAcgggcagctgggagctggccCTTGGCTAACGCTGGTGCAGTATCAGGCCCGTGCAGCCACTCAGTCCCCAAGAGCCTCACACCACCTTGGGCAAAAgccaaaggggggggggggggggcgcgcagAGTGGCCAAATTCAGTGCAGGGAGGTGACAGAAGGGCACAGACCTGCTGGGCCCTGGCCTGCTTCGGTGCTTCCCATCCTCACACAAAGGGCCAGGCACCGGGCCACATCCCAACTCCCTCTGCAGTggggcagcgcagggggacCACCCAGCCCgaggagaagaagaaacaaaaaaacacaacaaaaataactcTACCCACAGTTTTTGACAGCtccaaaagcaacagcaaagctgGGGCCCACAATgctgtggtgggatggggagggaagcagcagcacattcccccctcccaccagcaccccaaaaTTTTGCAGGCTTTTCCCAGGGGCAGGCAGAATAGGTGGGGATTTAGGTTCCCTCCTGCCCAGAGTCACCCCGTTTGGAGCAGGGCAGCAAGCACCTCTCCAAGCTTGCATTGCTGGGGCGGGTGGGGGTGTTCTCTGCTGTCTACTAGTGGGTTGTGCTGCCCTCACCCCATTCACCCCCCGATTTGGAGCCCCACAGGTGACCCCCACCAGCATAATACTGTTGAGATGATGGAGGCACTGCACAGGAAGGGGCTGGCATCCACTCTGTCCCCACCAAGCCACCCCCACAGCCATGGCATTGTTCCCCTGTGGCCTGTGTGTCCCCCACACTGTGACTGAGCAGCCCCCCCACAGAGCCCAGAAGGTCTGGCCTCATCTCTTTATtctctgtgaaagcaaagggaagcaTCACggcccagcactgacccctcAAGAGGGGACACAGGGCTGTGCCTGTCCCCCCCTCCTCAGcgcagggctcagcaccctgtGGAGAGGTTTGAGCCCCCTGGAGCAGGGACAAGCCCCTTGCCCTTGGCTAACAAAGCACCCATGGgtgagccctgggcagggcatcctgtttcttcttccaggCACTCACTGGCAACAGCTCCTGCTCTGGGCCAGCGAGCAAGGAGGCCCTTGGATGTCCTCCCCAGGTTGCACAAGGACAGAGCTGAGAGGGTTTGTGGCACCTAGCGATGCGGGGAATGTCCCCAGTTCTCAAGTCCCAGGCAAAGGCAGCTCAgtgcacagacagacagacaaactCCCACCTCCAGCACAAGAGGAGGCGGGAAGCACGGCCAAGTGCAAACCTGCTTCACACACGGCCTGCACACCAGCTCTCAGTCCCCCAggaaggacagacagacagacagatggacAGCAGTTCACCGGGCACAGAAGCACAGCACATCCCAGCCTAGCCCGGCACCAGCTGCTGACAGCACAGAGTCCCCGGTGTCACAGCAGCCACCGCACTTGAATCCAGGTATCCACAGCCTGCTCCaacctccctctgctccagtAAAGCCTCTTTGGCTCTTCTTACAGATCCGGGGTTTGGAAAATCATTCTTGAGGTGCCGACTCCACAAGCCAGCACCACACCGCAGGGATGGGTACCAGGGCTCAGTACCAGGGGTCGGCCCGGTGCTGCTGGTTGTAGAACTGCAGCTTGATCTGGTCTCTGATCTGGCTGATGAGGATCTGAGCCAGCAGGATGCCCACCAgctggagggggaggaggaagaagggaggaggaagaagggagggctGAGGAATGCCAGGCAGTGCAACCCCTCTGTCCTATGAGCAGGTTACACAGCTCCAGGCGAGGATGTGCCCAACCTTAACACTGCTCCCCCTACCCCAAATCCTGCCCAGCCTCCCCAAGGCTGCAATTAAGATGTATTGCATCATTAAGGCAACTCCCAAGCAACAcagagagcaaagcaaagctgcaaCATGGTCCCTTCTTGCACGTCCACCACCACGTACCTGGGggacagccagccccagggcgATGCCCCCCAGCAGGAAGAGGTTGCTGTGGATCCAGTTGACCAGCTTGTCGATACAACCATTGGTGTAGATGAAGGTGCTGGCTTCCAGGTAGCTCATGGCCTGCATGCCCTGCCCACACATGGTGTTGATGACAACCTGGGATAGGAGAGACAGGacacagaggggctggggacaaAACGGGCCAGAGTGGGGGTCCCTGCCTCTTGGGGGGCAGCCGTAGGGCAAGTGGGAGCTCTGCCCTTCACCTTGATGCCAGTCAGGGTGTCTCCTGCCTGTGGGCCAGCCCACctgtgctgtccccagccacaTCCCTCCAGCACTGAGCTCCCACAACAACCCCAGACCCCTAAAGGGACAATACCCAGCAGCGGCAGgttccctgccagcctgcaaaAAGCCACCACCACACAGGGAAATTCACCCTGACCCCACCATGGCATCAACAAACCCGGGGACCACCCACTGGTGGTGGGTCCTCtctcctggggagggggcttcaggctcagcacagcccccagGGATGGGAGAAGAGACGTGGAGTAGGAGGTCCCCGGGCAACACCTGGGTTTCCCGAGGACAAGGATGTCATCCTCACCTCGCTGGTGTCccgcaggcagcaggagaaagggaCAGAGCAGCGCTCCCGGCTAGGGTTGGTGGCAGTGCAGTTGAAGTACATGTTCTGGGACCAGTCCTTGTAGGAGACACCACCGCAGCAGCTGAACTGCAGGGAAGGGTGTGGGGTGCTCAGCGGGGACTGGAACAGCAGGACAACGGGGCACAGGACTGCAGACCTCATGGACAGCAAGCGATGGCTCTCCCAAGCCCACCTACGCCCAGCTTGCCCCATCACTGCTGTCTTTAGGGACAAGCAACCCGCTCCCAGCAGTTTTACTAGGCCCTATATAAACACGGGCTCCAACTGAAACACTGAGGGGTGTTTCCCCTTGCCCCCCCCTTTTTCACCCAGCTCTCTCCAACCTCTGCCTGTCTGCATGGCTTCACCATGAATGTCAAATTCTCGTGGAGGAGCCACCCAACATCCTCAGCCTGGGGAGCCCCACAGATTTAAGCCTAAGCCACAAGCAGGAACACATCCTCATCTGTCAGAGGGAGAGCccaacacccccacccacctccTTCTGCCCGAAGTCGATGAGGTTTTGCAGGTCCAGGTCATCCCGGTAATGCACGATGGCACCATTGATGATCTCACTGACCTTCCCACGCgcctgcagggcaggcagccggAGGACATCAGCAAGGTTGTCACCCAAAAAGACAGGCTTGGGGGTCATCCTGCCCCCCAACACTCCCCACCCTGGCAGTACCTTATCGGAGAAGATGAAGCCCAGCACACCAACTGCCAGTTGCAGGAGGAAGATGATGGTCAGGCAGACAGAGAACTGCAGGCGAGAGGAGCATGATAGCCGGAGGGCTGCGTGCTGAGGGCCTGCGGGGAAGCACCCGCCATCCCTGGGGACTCACCgtctgcagcaggcagatgttctCCCGCAAGGAGCCAATGCAGCCACAGAAGGTAATGAGGAAGATGAGGACACCGACCACGATGAGCAGGATGGCAGGATCCACTGCCAGGCAGGCCATCGCCGCCTCTGCTGCAGGAAGCCATCAccggcagccccccagccacTGGCAGCCCCCTGTCCACTCCCCCAGTACTACAGATCCCCCGGGATCCTGAATCCCGCTCCCCTGAGGGGACACATCCCCACCGTGGTGCTGgctcccccagccaggcaggggagcACCGAGGAACCTTGCCATGTCTGTGTCCCCCCACACTGAGCCCCCCAACCTCACCTGCATGCTTCAGCAGCCGGGCGTAGACCCCCACTGCCACCATCGCCATCGAGATCATCTGCAGAGCATGACAGGGGGGTTGTGAGCCCCCCTAGGCACCACCCCCCTCCTGCACTGGGGGTCCTGGCTGCAGTCCCCCTGGAGTCAGGGCTACAAACAGGGCCCCAGAGCTGCACCcgctgcctcagtttcccctcaGCACCCTCAAAACACACCCAACTCATGGAGGGGACAGAGCCCATCACAAGGGGCCCTGGCATGTCCTCCCCCTCACATGGAGGTCACCCCAGTCCCCAACAGCCCTCCCCCACTCCGGGGGCCTGGACCCAGGGATGCAGTTTGtcagaagcaagaaacttcCTCAAAAAATACGTTTTCAAACATGGAAACATCCCACAAAAAAATGCCAACTCTTAGAACACCCCCCAAGACCttatcccccccccctccccccaccccaaaacattaaaaaaaatacagaaagaccCCAAAACATGGAAAACCGTGTGGCATCCCCAGAGGTGGCTGAGTCCCCTGTCAccatgctggggggggggaagcgcTGCCTGTGTGGGGCCAGGATGGGGCCCAAAGGATGTTGCTTGGGTGGCGATGGCACCTGGTAGGTGGGTCCCCTGGGGGGGCCTGGTCCCACACCCCCACTGCATGTCACCCCTGCGCTCGGGGGGCTCCTGGTGGCCCTGTCTTGGCCGTGGGGACACATCCCCCCCAAACTGCTGTGTCACCCCAAAGGGTGGGGAAAGCAacgggggcaggggggcactCATGAGTGACACCACGAGCAAAGGGGACCCCAAAAACCCTCGGAGGAGGGGGGCACCCAGCCTCCTCCCCCCAGCGACAAGGGGGCGTCCCGGGGactggggggtcccgggggggtcCCGGTAGGGTCCCGGGGAATGGGGGGCAGGGATTCCTGTGGGGTCCAGGGGTGGGGACAGTCTGGGGTCCCCGGTGAGCCCCAGGGATGGGAAGGGTCCCGCGCCGCCAGCACTCACCCAGAAGAGCATGTTAAAGAAGAAGAGCACGTACTTCACCAGAGGGCTCACGAAGGTGAAATCGTCCCCGTAGGGCCCGGGGCCGCCCACCGCCCGCCTCGCCATgaccgggccgggccgggccgagccgctCACTGGGGCGACAGACCCCACTTGCAGCCGCCAGCGCAGCTGAGCCGGGCAGCGTCCCGCCCCTTCCCTTTACCGCCCGCTCATTGGGCCGTCTGGCCTATCCTTCCTTCCCATTGGTTGCTCACCCTGTCGCTCGTTTTCTCCCCTCCGAGCGCAGGGTGTCGCCGCCGCACCTGTTCGCGGCGCCCCCGGGCTTAAAGGGCAGCGGACCCTGTTTATCAGTCGCGTGATGGGCCAGGTGGGTCCCCAGCCCTTCCCGGCTGACCCCGCAGTCCCACCTTCCCCAAAACTGCCCCAGTCGTGCTGTCCTGCCCCTGAGAGCCCCAGCCCTCCGGCGAGGAGTAGATGCATTTTGTAATTATAGTTATAATTgcaatttataatttatttcttcagtgacaGCCCTCGGGAAGGACGCAAGGAGACAACTGGGATGCAGGAGAGCCCTCATCCCTGAAACGCACCCAGCTGGGGAGATTCGGGGTTTACTTGAAAGGGTGTGACCAAGTCTCTGACCCCAAATTTACAGAAATCACCCCAAAACTGGCAGCGCCAACTCTCTGTCTCCAGCAGCCTCAGCGACATGGGGAAGCACGAGCCCAAAATGTGGTAATTCCCCTTACTGCTGCTAACATCAGCGATCAGTGTAAAAAACAGGAAGCGTTGGTGGATGTCTTTGTTTCCCTTTATTTTTGGGGGTCCAGTGTGAAGccagggaggaggatgaggatggatCCTTCCTCCATCACAGCACTCTGCTTCATCCCCTCCATGCTTAATTTGCTCACCTTGTTTACATTAATTACAGGCTCAGCCCAGGACACAAGGAAGCAGCGGGTCCCTTCCCGAACCAGATCCAAGCCTCAAATCCcattttttgctgatttttggcaaattgtgcatttttttgcatCACCCTTGCAGTTTTCACAGCTGGTGTGGGCAAAGGCAAGATCTGTCACCTTGTCCCATCACCATGGCATGGCTGTGCCACTGCAGGGACGGGTCCCCTTTGATTGGAAGGAGCACTGCAATGCagttattattatatttataattatatttattattgtatttataattatttatcTTCTAGGCCAGGGTTCATCAAGGCTGGAAagccccagggagcagctgctggcatcAGCACAGCCCTTCCTGAAACAAGATGAGAACTTCAGGCAGAAGAACTGAAACCAAAAATCCCTTTCTTGCTTTTAGGGTCACCAAGGTGCCACCACAGCGATAGCACCCAGCCTGTGTCACTGAGGAGCCACTACCCAGCCATGATGCAAGTCTTACCACCCAAAGAGGCATGTGCTTTGGGTGCTGCTGGAAGAAGCCCCCAAGGCCCCAAAACCCCACGGTTGATGCCTGTGGGTCTCTGGAGAGTCTCCTCAGGCAAGCCATGAGGTCTTGGTGGGGTTGAATGCTCCCTGGTCTGACAGAAGGGCTTCTTCCCCAGCAATGAAGATGAAGGTTCATGGATACAGCATCCTGCTGTCAGATCTACACATTGGTCAGTCAGACCTGTATGTTCCCCCAACAGATCTACATGTCTCCTATCAGTTCTACGTGTCCATCCATCAGATCTACATGTCCAGCCATCAGATCTGTGTACCCCCAACAGATCTGTGTGTCTCCCAACAGATCTATGTGTCTACTCACCAGATCTGTGTGTCCTCCCACAGATGTACATCCACCTGTCATGTCCCACCAAGGAGGGAGAAGTGACTCAGATTTGCTGATTCTTTTGGTTGGAAGAGGGTATGCACAACACCTGAGGTCCATAGGTAAACAAAGACTTTTATTCCATAGCTAGGCTCATTGGTAAATAATTGGGTACCCAAAATGCTTATCACTTGCCACATGTGTAGGGTTTTATGCCTTGTGTTACTTAttagaaaaaggtaaaataataaaagaaagagaagagagagagatcaCTGGTCCAGGTTCCAGTGTTGATCCAGCCAACAGGGGGGTCTCTGGTCCGTAGCAGTGCTTGtccagaaggtttttttcttcttcttctcctaTTTTTGGGCACTTG includes:
- the TSPAN33 gene encoding tetraspanin-33 isoform X2, which codes for MARRAVGGPGPYGDDFTFVSPLVKYVLFFFNMLFWMISMAMVAVGVYARLLKHAEAAMACLAVDPAILLIVVGVLIFLITFCGCIGSLRENICLLQTFSVCLTIIFLLQLAVGVLGFIFSDKARGKVSEIINGAIVHYRDDLDLQNLIDFGQKEFSCCGGVSYKDWSQNMYFNCTATNPSRERCSVPFSCCLRDTSEVVINTMCGQGMQAMSYLEASTFIYTNGCIDKLVNWIHSNLFLLGGIALGLAVPQLVGILLAQILISQIRDQIKLQFYNQQHRADPWY
- the TSPAN33 gene encoding tetraspanin-33 isoform X1, with the protein product MARRAVGGPGPYGDDFTFVSPLVKYVLFFFNMLFWMISMAMVAVGVYARLLKHAAEAAMACLAVDPAILLIVVGVLIFLITFCGCIGSLRENICLLQTFSVCLTIIFLLQLAVGVLGFIFSDKARGKVSEIINGAIVHYRDDLDLQNLIDFGQKEFSCCGGVSYKDWSQNMYFNCTATNPSRERCSVPFSCCLRDTSEVVINTMCGQGMQAMSYLEASTFIYTNGCIDKLVNWIHSNLFLLGGIALGLAVPQLVGILLAQILISQIRDQIKLQFYNQQHRADPWY